In Bernardetia sp., one genomic interval encodes:
- a CDS encoding STAS/SEC14 domain-containing protein: MYKSKFIEVTLHPENSMLEATWFPTSEEMTEEEFKDEMLGFRELFLQHKPKKELVNTKDFLFTIHPEIQKWTDENIHKLQNEQGCLKKVAFIVSEDVIAALSVEQIFDEENSAAFNVRYFSERQEAEEWLNL, encoded by the coding sequence ATGTACAAAAGCAAATTTATAGAAGTTACTCTTCATCCAGAAAACTCTATGTTAGAGGCAACTTGGTTTCCTACTAGTGAAGAAATGACAGAAGAGGAATTCAAAGACGAAATGTTAGGGTTTCGTGAATTATTTCTCCAACACAAACCAAAAAAAGAGCTTGTTAATACCAAAGACTTTTTATTTACCATCCATCCAGAGATTCAAAAATGGACAGATGAAAATATCCACAAATTACAAAATGAGCAAGGTTGTCTTAAAAAAGTCGCCTTTATTGTGAGTGAAGATGTAATAGCTGCCCTTAGTGTAGAGCAAATTTTTGATGAAGAAAATAGTGCTGCTTTCAATGTAAGATACTTTTCTGAAAGACAAGAAGCTGAAGAATGGTTGAACTTGTAA